A single Glycine soja cultivar W05 chromosome 14, ASM419377v2, whole genome shotgun sequence DNA region contains:
- the LOC114385332 gene encoding uncharacterized protein LOC114385332 — MKSVEVAKTVLEVADVAWTAVEHTHHLRHRSHPVPAAPAADVCPSDQDLESLRSENRRLRNLLDQNLKLLQNLSEATCFDNCPPDLNDRLVATMRSDEYLTRLKYLQQETASGGNQFPFKEATELDYRSADILVNINSQEPSWWVWVTDEKEPINVEELSGIDDENYLVISEEHVVDGVANFMARCILSNPKALKFSPEELQKALSKALRGTSKLEKIMDIWEAGKLFYCLSTWGLALAGLYQSRAILRVAAKGVHSGSKLALKAL, encoded by the exons ATGAAAAGCGTAGAGGTGGCGAAGACGGTGCTCGAGGTCGCCGACGTGGCTTGGACCGCCGTTGAACACACCCACCATCTCCGCCACCGCAGTCATCCCGTCCCCGCTGCCCCCGCAGCCGATGTCTGCCCATCCGACCAAGATTTGGAGTCTCTGCGATCCGAAAATCGACGTCTCAGGAACTTACTCGACCAGAATCTGAAATTGCTGCAAAACCTCTCTGAGGCGACTTGCTTCGATAATTGCCCTCCCGAT TTGAATGACCGGTTAGTTGCTACCATGAGGTCTGATGAGTACTTGACTCGGCTCAAGTACCTTCAACAAGAAACTGCTAGTGGAGGAAATCAATTTCCTTTCAAGGAGGCCACTG AGCTTGATTACCGATCAGCTGACATTTTGGTCAACATCAACTCTCAGGAACCCAGTTGGTGGGTTTGGGTTACGGATGAGAAGGAACCTATTAATGTTGAGGAATTGAGTGGAATTGATGATGAGAATTACTTGGTCATCAGTGAGGAACATGTGGTTGATGGTGTTGCCAACTTTATGGCCAGATGCATTTTGTCAAACCCGAAAGCTCTG AAATTTTCTCCAGAGGAACTGCAGAAAG CGCTATCAAAAGCATTGCGTGGTACAAGCAAACTGGAAAAGATTATGGATATTTGGGAAGCTGGAAAGTTGTTTTATTGTCTGTCTACCTGGGGACTTGCTTTGGCAGG GCTTTACCAAAGTCGTGCAATTTTAAGAGTTGCTGCAAAGGGTGTTCATTCAGGAAGTAAACTTGCTCTCAAGGCTCTCTAA
- the LOC114383961 gene encoding uncharacterized protein LOC114383961: protein MNIASYNVRGLGKGVKWAAIRRLINKENIQMLCLQETKKDIIDRTLCQAIWGSDEVKWEMQPAINSAGGILCMWTESVFKLQNKVIGNGFILLEGVCNREDMKIGIVTVYSPCDINNKRLLWDSVKQLKQASQVRLWCVLGDFNCIRNPNERIGKSDRLVGDNSMQEFNEWIEDMELLEVPNVGRQYTWFRPNGESKSRLDRALISPEWRDTWPESVQFTLARNFSDHCPILIKANNVDWGPKPFRILNCWLTDKSFKDVVNHCWYSVQVVGWGAYVLKEKNQKAEGQIKDMEQGRIWGYF, encoded by the coding sequence ATGAATATAGCCTCTTACAATGTTAGAGGTTTGGGGAAGGGAGTAAAATGGGCTGCCATAAGGAGATTaatcaacaaagaaaatattcaaatgCTATGTCTGCAGGAGACTAAGAAAGATATcattgatagaacattatgccAGGCTATATGGGGTAGTGATGAAGTTAAGTGGGAGATGCAACCTGCAATCAATTCAGCTGGTGGCATCTTATGCATGTGGACTGAATCAGTTTTCAAGTTACAAAACAAGGTCATTGGAAATGGTTTCATTCTCTTGGAAGGAGTTTGCAACAGAGAAGACATGAAAATCGGCATTGTGACAGTATACTCTCCCTGTGATATAAATAACAAGAGACTATTGTGGGATTCTGTGAAACAGCTGAAACAAGCCTCTCAAGTAAGACTATGGTGTGTGCTTGGGGATTTTAATTGCATAAGGAACCCGAATGAAAGAATTGGAAAATCAGACAGATTAGTGGGTGATAATAGTATGCAAGAATTCAATGAATGGATTGAAGATATGGAGTTATTGGAGGTTCCTAATGTGGGCAGACAATACACTTGGTTTAGGCCAAATGGTGAATCTAAAAGCAGATTAGACAGGGCATTAATATCCCCTGAATGGAGGGACACGTGGCCAGAAAGTGTGCAGTTCACTTTAGCAAGAAATTTTTCAGATCATTGCCCTATTCTTATTAAAGCTAATAATGTGGATTGGGGTCCTAAACCTTTTAGGATTCTAAATTGCTGGCTAACAGATAAGTCTTTCAAAGATGTAGTCAATCATTGCTGGTATTCTGTCCAAGTTGTAGGATGGGGAGCTTatgtattaaaagaaaaaaatcaaaaggctGAAGGGCAGATTAAAGATATGGAACAAGGAAGAATATGGGgatacttttaa
- the LOC114385333 gene encoding uncharacterized protein LOC114385333, with translation MKSPLQLNLEYVWMEKFNKDTSMTASPENRRSPCRNHACDGEPPLGAAGDDATWPRRHGGGVGRGLARCQRRAGRAPPGAGSSQRIVEGDIDRVFSLHRSVSLRFNGSARRSKRRVEECRCCCYGVVCRCEAAAPRRSS, from the exons ATGAAATCTCCTCTGCAATTGAACttagagtatgtttggatggagaaatttaataag GATACCTCCATGACAGCTTCTCCCGAAAACAGGAGATCTCCATGTAGAAATCACGCATGTGACGGAGAGCCACCACTAGGCGCGGCAGGCGACGACGCCACTTGGCCTAGGCGGCACGGTGGTGGAGTCGGACGAGGACTTGCACGATGTCAGAGGCGCGCAGGCAGAGCGCCTCCTGGAGCGGGTTCCAGCCAGCGCATTGTGGAGGGAGATATCGATAGGGTTTTCTCTCTTCATCGCTCTGTGTCGCTCCGTTTCAATGGCTCAGCAAGACGCTCAAAACGGCGGGTCGAAGAATGCCGCTGCTGCTGCTACGGTGTCGTTTGTCGCTGTGAAGCCGCAGCTCCTCGTCGAAGCTCCTAA